In the genome of Rhinopithecus roxellana isolate Shanxi Qingling chromosome 14, ASM756505v1, whole genome shotgun sequence, the window gaggccgaggagggcaaatcacctgagatcaggagttcaagaccagcctggccaatgtgatgaaaccctgtctctactaaaaatacaaaaattggccgccgtatggtggcatgtgcctgtaatccctgacactcgggaggctgaggcatgagaatcgcttgaacccaggaggcagaggttgcagtaagccaagaccatgccattgcactccagcctgggcaaaaagagtgaaactctgtttcaaaaaaaaaaaaaagggaaggagacaGGGACATGTCCCCTAAGCAAGACTGAGCTCCTCCTCACTTTTGCATCCCCAGTGCCTACTACTTCAGAAACACGCAAATGTGTTGTGTAACCAGAGCAGTTAAACAGAATTTCAAGTCAAGAGTTCTGGCTTTACAAGTTGTAGAATCTAAGGAAAGCTCAGGGTCTAAAATAAGCAGGGAAGACGTTTAAGCCCCGTGTGTATCCACATGGTGATTTAGAACAAGCTTTCACAGCCAGTACCTGTCAACACAGAGTATATATGCAGTTTTCAAGGTACACTGgcattaatgttttaaattcttttttttgagacagggtctcactctgtcaaccaggctggaatgcagtggcacaatcacagctcactgccgccacaacctccgaggctcaagcaatcctcccatctcagcctctcgagtagctgggactacaggtgcacaccaccacacctggctaattaaaacaaaattttttttggagagatagggttccactatattgcccatgctggtctagagctcctgagctcaagcaatcctcctgccttggcctcccaaagtgctggaatgacaggtgtgagccactgtgtctggtcaatttttaaaattctatgcaataatattacataaaatagactgaaaacagaatatatttttctgcACACCTGTACTGAGAACACTACTGACAGCTGGTGGAGTTGAGCTAATAGAAAGTCCAGCCAGACTCTGTTCAATTCCTGTAgttcctggtggtgacaaagacGGGGGATTAACTGAGGACAGCTGGACcttccaaaaagagaaaaaaaaaacatgaagattacttaagtttatttaaaagaaaatataaatattggcTCTTACCTGCCCTGCAGATACATATTTGGTTCACATATGAGCTGTCCTAAGCTTCATTTGGCACATCTGCCTCCAGACCCTCCCTCCTAATTTTGGTACATGTCACGGACCATGTACTGTAAGCATCTCTCTGTCCTGTCACTTCTAGTCTTGGGACACATGGCTTCTACCCCAAGTTGCACACAATGCTCTTGATACTTTCACACTAGAAGAGATTctactctctcctctctcctcaccaCCTGGAAATCATTTTATTCAATCTTTAAACCACCACTGCTTTCCTCTTCTGTCTGAATTCCCAGctggtttatttgttttaactttcACTGCTCAGGAAAGAAATCAGCTGGAAGTCTTAATACATGATAGACTTCTCAAGATTTCCAACCTCATGAGTGCATTTAATATTCTTCTCATCAGTGAATAAATGTAGCAGGCAGATCTCCACttttcaggagaagaaaaaaaggagtctATATGGACTCTACAGATGGGTGGTTTCATTTCTGAATAATCCACCTTCTGCAGCAGCTCCAGTGTCCTTCGGTACCTTCCGAGACAACCTGTATTCCGACCCTTTGCCTAGCTGCTAGTCACTCTCTCAACTTCTCAAACTACCCAAAGAGGTTCAACTGGGAAAGCCCTGATTAGGGCCAGTGGATATGGTGGTTGGGGTCTGAACATGTAACTATATTGGCTCTGGCCATGAGCCAATGTTGGAGGTGAAACTTCCCAgcagctcttctttccttcctctagaATTGAAGACGGCCAAACTGTGTAGACAAAACCACAGTGGCAGCAGCTCTGTTTTTACAACAGCAGCATTTTCTTTTTGggtatttggtttttatttagttATGCAGACAAGAGTTAACTGCCCTGAGATGCCTCCTTAAGAAACATTCAAAAACCCTATAAGCCTGTTCAAATCTCTCTTGTTTCTTGAAAAGTCTTACTTTGATCCTGTAATAGCCCCTTCACTCCCCTCATGACCCCCACACACATAGCTCTCCTTGTTTTCTCAATCGTTTCTTGAAACAATAAGCAACAACTAGCAGCACCTTTTCACCTATTCACTCTGCTGACCTGCAATTTGTGTTTGTCCCCTGGCAAGTCTCTGAAATTGCTCTTGCCCAGGACATGGTTTTTTCACTCCTTTCACCTAACTTCTCTGCAGTACCTGACACTGTGTCTGATTTCTTGAAGCTTGGTTTTCCCTCTGGCCTCCTGCTGAGCTTCCTTTGCTAGATCTCTGCCCATCCAGATTTTCAAGACGGCGACCCGCCCAGACCCAGTCCCTAGCTGTACAGCTGTCCTAACAGCCACTGGGTTACATTACCCTCTCTTTGCTGATGATTCCCACATCTGCATCTCTAGCCCTGTCCTTTTTCCTATAACCCAGACTCATGTATCTCACCTCTATCTCGGTATCTTACCGGAACCTTAAATTTAACACAATCAATACTTAACTCATCGTCTACCCTATTTCATAGTGCTACTGCCATATACACTGAAATACATGACTTGTTTTGGTAAAAAAACTTTATGATATACTTAGGTAAGAATGTGACCTTACCTCTGTAAACCCATCTTTAAGAGGTGTAATAGGTGTACCAGCCATTTGTCCTGGAagagaaattttctttccttcttcaaatGGGCGTGTAGGTATTCGATGCAAATAACCATATCCAATGCCACATCCTAggctataaaaacatttttttcttaacattgttATCAATCACAGCTTGTATTTctttgaggtgtttttttttggggggggggaggtAACCCAAgagcatagattcaagttgccctgaacATGCACTCCcttctttgatattttaaaagataaaaacaaatttctattcttttagatAATGTCATCTAAGCAGAGGTCCCAGACCACCCCACAGAAAACAGCACCCTTCCCTCCACTGTGGATACCACCCTTACTCCTTTATTTTTCAAGCATTCATCACCATCCAACACACTGCATATTTATTTACTATCTATCTCCCCCAACAAAATGTTAAGGTCCTTAAGGGCAGAGACCTTGTCTGTTAACTGCCTTCATAGCTGCTGGCACATGGCAGACATTTGATgattatttgctaaatgaatgacaTATATACAGCCTTTCCACTGAAGAGCTCTAAGCACTTCTGCATGATGACATCATTTACACATTCCATAGTTCTCTTTCAGAACCCTGACACAAATCAGTCATGTATGTTCAACCCAGATTGAACATACTTCTATTTCAACTTCCCACTGCCACCAGAGGCATTTTTCTAGTAAGATGTGATCAcattgcttctttctagtctgATGTCTTCTCaacattcctttctctttcctccctttggGGAATTACTTCTCTGCTGTTGTGTGCAGTGCTGGTAGGACTGTCAATCAGAGTGTCTGCCCTGCCCAAACCAAGGGCATGGCTCATGGTCAAAGCCAGGCCAATTTCTCTTGCCCATGGCTGCAAACCTTGGGagtcagagaaaaaacaaaaatggcttTAGTAGAATGAATGCTGATGACATTGCCAAATACTTCTTCCTATCTAAATCCCTAGAGGTTTTCTGAGTCCTGTCCTTTCTACATCTGGTTCTTCAGCTGTTTCCTTGATTATATGAGCTAATCCATATCAATAAGTATGTTACTTGCTTACGATGGTGACAGCTGGTTTTTACCATTTGAACCCAAAACCCCCTACTGATACAATTATCACAGCCTCAGTTGCTCAAAATATATCAGAAGTCCTGACCGTGGTATTTAAGGCTCTCTACAATCAGGTTCCAACTTATGTTTCCATCatgatgtcttttatttcccaAACAACTTGACACTTTCAGAGTAGGCCATGCATGAATATCTCTGTGCCTTTCTCCTGCCACACCATCTACTATCTCCACTGCCACCAAAAGCTGGGTGAGCAGGCAGTGGCCAACTTCAgctctttttaattaattaattactttatttatttatgagacaatttattattctgttgcccaggctgtagtgcagtagcatgatcttggttcactgcaatctctgcctcctgggctcaagcaatcctcccgcctcagcttcctgagtagctgggactacaggcgcgtgccaccacatctggctaatttttgtattttttgtagagacgagggttcaTCAGGTTGCGCAGGCTGGTactgaactcctgagttcaagtgatccacctgcctcagcctcccaaagcggtagcattacgggcgtgagccaccatgccaggcctagcTCCTCTTTAACCAGTCTGATGTGCACAATGATGCTTCATCTTACggttatttcttccttcttctctcacaATCAAAACTGCAATTCagccaggcacggaggctcacacctataatcccaggactttgggaggccaaggtgggaagattgcttgaagtgaggagttcaagactagcctgggaaacaaagcaaggccccatctctaaaaaagagtTTCCACATTAACTGAGTACAgtgtgtacacctgtagtcccaggtactcaggaagctgaggcaggaggacagcttgagcccaggagttaaaggttgtagtgaactatgattgtgctcCAGCGgagatagcaagaccctgcctccaaacaaacaaaaccctgcaATTCTCCCTAGACTGGATCTCACATAGatttagagaaataatttatattatttagattaaataatttatattgacCAATTATAGCCTTTCAGGGGTAGCTACATTTGAAAACAAGGTGCTTATTGATCAAAGTAATTAAGTAGTAATAGACAATGCATTTGaggcaacagcaagaccctggcCAAACGTAAAGATAGCCTAAGAATGAAATTAAGAGAAATAagatttaataaatgaaatgtggTCAGCCTCTGAGGAAGGAATAACAGAGGCACAAAAAGACCAGATGCATGGTCAGAGGCAGACTGAGGAAAATGTTCTGTATGGGCCTAGCTAATGCAATGGCCAACTGACAGTATTAaacacatcaaaagaaaaaatgtcttccaaagaATGTAGCCAAATGTAGttaacataattaaaaatgaaagaatatgtgATGTTTTTTGCCATTGGTCTTCACTGTCCACAGAATCTCTTCCTCCAGTTGATTCCATGCTCACCAGGCACTCCTGTGGTACTAATCTGACTTGAGTATTCTTCTAACTGGAGAGGGGGTATTTTTCTATTGCAAACTGAAAATTTGCTATTCAAATAAATACAGCAGCTTCTCTGCAAATTTAGTTTATATGAGGAAGTGCCTCTTCTAATGAATAAATTTTGAATGCCTCGAGTAGATCATATTTCTGGGCATTTACAAACCTGAGCAACGGACAATGATAATTTGATCAAGTACTGCCCCAGATAGGCCAGACTCTTGGATGACACATCTATCTTACTTTTCTCAAACTGCAGCAAATTAGAATACTTGTGGCAAAACATTCAGCTAGAGAATCTCAGGTAGTGTGGGTAAAGATACTATGAGCAAATGGAGGCTTTTCCTGCCTGCAGCAACTAAGTCATCCTTTTCCCAGCATGGGATTAGAACTTTTGAAAACATGTGGAAAGTTTCCAAATTCTAGGCTTTTCTATAATTATGGCTTATGCTCAATaatttctcaaattaaaaaagaaatgctattaGCTCTTAGGTCAGTAAAGAAAAGGACTACAGTATGTATACTATGTTCCTTAgatatgtactttaaaaaaattgatttcaatATTCTAGACTAGCTCTTCCCTTTTTTAAGAGGAGTCTTACAATAAACCaataacttctttcaaaataaaaacaatgtttacaACATATCTGACTGGTATGTTTAAGCAGTCATAACTTAGTCTAAAAAATGACCTTACCTGCCTTCTCCACCCCATGCAGAATTTGGTGTAATAATCACTTCTCGACAGTTATCAGTGTCTGTGTTGTACACATAAAGTTTCAATGGTTTTGCTTCATGTGTTTCAATAAGGCTGAATAGATCTTCAGACTGCAAAAGTGTCACAGGAGGAAAATGTTTCATGTTACTGTACTTTGGAACAGTGTGTCTCAAACTTGGCTactattagaatcacctgagaaaCCTAAGAAAAAAATACGGATTCTGGGCCCTGCCCTAGACATAAAAACCACTTCTTAAAACCAATACACCAAGCAGGTTTAATTCAATATATTAATTCAAGCAAAGCCTACTTACTACATACAAGGCTTTATGGCCAGTTCCTTAAGATCTAGTTGGCACTCTTAGTACAATTCTTTTATACCCAAGTTCTACATATTCTGCTTTTACTTCCCATTATTAAGACCTGGTTGTCTGGGCACCTTATTtctcactcctttttttttttttttctttttttggagacagagtctctctaactgttgcctgggctagagtgcagtgtcatgattttggctcactgcagcctcaacctctcaggcttaagtgatccttccacctcagcctcccaggtagctgggactacaggcatgtaccaccatgcctggctaatttttgtatttgttgtagagacaaggtctcactaccaGGTcacagactggtctcgaactcctgagctcaagtaattctcccatctcagcctcccaaaatgctgagattacaagcatgagccactgtgcccagccttttctctcatttttgatTTAGCAATGTATACTTCTGCTAGCTAACAGATAAGGAAAAGGATCTAATATAGCTGCACTAATGCTGTCACTGAACAAAAAGGGGAAGAGCAAATGAAATCAATGAACAATTGAAAATGAGAATTTGATTTAGACTTGAGGTATGCAGAGATTTCTATATACTACACACAAAATCTGTGCAATTGCCGCACAGTATGTGTTTTCCCTCACAGCTATACCTAATAAGACACCTACCAGATGTTCCATTTAACACCCTGAGGCATAAGTTATTCTTGATCAGCAAAGACTAAAATTTTAACTCTAAATGCAAAGCATGCAAATATCTTTCTCAACTCAAGCATCAATGAGAaaattttatatagttttcaCTATGAATAAACACATGAATTACCTCATTCATGACTGTATCTGCTCCAATGATATAATCACTGTGTGGTCTAAGACCTGCCAGTGCTGCAGGAGAATTTGATTCCACTTCCTAGAATGACACAAACACATAccctaaaattaatatataaaatcttcCAAGGTTTAGtcacaatttttaattatattgatttttaaaatctgtatactTCTGTCTTGCTAGAGATGTGTCATATGTCAGAAActacagaatatattttaaacttctgagcaaaaaaattacataatatttaatatttaaaatatttttgtagctatCTACTCTAACACATCTTATAATGAATAAATCATTAGAAAAAGTTCTTAAACTTCtacatttccttctcttcctcaacttaaaaaaaaattgtaccacatttaaaaagcaatgaatgCTGATTTTTGGTAAAAATTGCCTAATGATAATATCCTTACAATCTTATTAAGCCAGAAACAACCATTGTTAAAACATCTTTCCACACTGCTTCATGAACCTCCAGTAACAGTTCACAGTTGATACCTACCAACACATGCCAAACATTTTCATTTGCCCCATCAAAGCTGCAGAAACGTATGCTCACTCCCAATAAGCCCTGGCCGCCCCACAGGTTACTTGGTGTGACTGAGGTCTCTCGCAGCTCCAACGTTTTGCTGCTATAGATAAGCATTTTTACAGGCTTTTCAACGTTTGCTTTCAGCAGATCCTTAAGAGTGTCATTGTCTTTATTCTGTGAACATATAGAAATCACATTCcttagtaaataattttttttttttttttttttgaggcggagtctcgctctgtcgcccggactgaagtgcagtggccagatctcagctcactgcaagctccgcctcccgggtttacgccattctcctgcctcagcctcccgagtagctgggactacaggcgcccgccacctcgcccggctagttttttttttttttttttttttgtatttttagtagagacggggtttcaccgtgttagccaggatggtctcgatctcctgacctcgtgatccgcccgtctcggcctcccaaagtgctgggattacaggcttgagacaccgcgcccggccaataaaaatttaatgttaGCTTAAGCATCCTATGGCCCTATAAGAGTAATATTAATAatcaacataaataaaacattcaacaaaGGTTTCACCAACATTTAAATTTTCCTCTATATAAAAGGAATGTCACGAAATTAAGAACAACTCTTATGTTAGCAACAACTTGAAACTGACTTTTTTCTAATAGCTCACTATGGATTATGGAATTTGCAACCCAACATTATTTAGAATGATCTAGGGCTTcaatgtataaaaacaaaatatgccaTAAAAAGTCACATTACTAACGAAGTTGTGATGACTTTGattataaaaatctaaaacatttaCTGGGGTTAACGTTTAATTTTGGACTCTATTTCTAACtacatactttattatttattaagagctggatagaaaagaaagtagaaacagtatattaagtatttcatttcataaataaaGGCCAGATGACATACAAATACAGGCCAACATCTGGCCTGTATTTGTATGTCAGAGATGTTATAAGTAATGAACAAAAACTTCAGACTGTTATGAAAAATTAAACCAAGTGGCTACTGTCCTAAGAATTTGCTGAGATTATATAATTTCCTTATCTTAGAACTTTATTATGGGTAAACTCTAAACAAGGTATAAAAAGTGGTTTTAATTTTGTACTTTGGAGCATATCTCTCTGTCTGGTTCTAATAACATTATTTGTATACTGTGAAACTTAGCACCAAGAGAACTGACAATTTGAGAGAATGAATCTTTCTACTAATTCGTTTGTCAATAACCAACAGAAGTCTGACATCTTTAAAAAGCAATCTTTTACatcttatttctttctgcttatgaaaattaaatatttaacatataaaagACTCCACTGATTCTGGAGACTTCCCTAAGATAATCAGTGGAGCATAAGGTAtaatattctagatatttcaatgtttttaataCATGATTATTTCTATAAACTGGCATCATACTATACAGAATGATTGTAACTAATAAACACCCATCTCAGATCATCTGAAAAATTCCATTTTTGAGAGATTACAAATACTATagacaaaactacaaaaagttgAACTTACTAATCTTGAACCattaatagaaacaataaaatcaaagaaaggcTCCAATCCAGCTCTGTGTCCTGGGGAATTTTCTTGTACCTGcggaaacaaaaatgacaaaaataacaaatgtaaagCTTAGGTGAAAATTGTAAGCCGAATATCTCTTTTCAGTAAAAATAGACCAATTTCATTAATAATGAAACATAGTACACACTAGTTCTCTcatttctcttcatctctccctGATAATGCCTGTCCAGCTCCCTAAACTCTACCCTTTCTTTAAGTTCatcttctatttatatttttattttatttctttgagacagactctacctgtgttgcccaggctggagtgcggtggcacaatctcggttcactgcaacctctgcctccccgatgcaagcgattctcgtgcctcagcctcccgagtacctgggatgactataggcgcacaccaccatgtccgactagtttttgtattttttgtagagacagggtttcgccttattgcccaggctggttttgaactcctgggctccagcaatccgcccacctcaacctcccaaagtgctgggattacaggcgtgagccactgcaccgggcctagTTCATCTTCTATACGAGGTTTTCCCTCTGTGGTTCTATTTCCATAccactttctcctcttttttggGAGAAAGGGGCTAATCCTCTCAGCAATTAGCAGGGGACACAGCAGACAGTCACTACAATTAAGCGACAAATTCAAGCAATTATTCCTTCACTACTAGTAGCAAGGCAGCACTCAGTTACAAAGTGAATACAGGCACATAGTCACCTATGTCAAGACATTTATAATCTGCTGAGGAATAGGTGAGAAGAGGAAGGGGCAATGTATATATAGCCCTCTAATCACTATAATGTAAGACCAAACAGGCTAAGGGCTATTTGGTATAAGGTTCTAAGGGAAAGAAGAAGCTTCAGACATAAAAAGTGACAATGAATTGTGGTTTAAAAAGAGGGTAGAACATTCAAAGGTAAAGATGATCAAGGGGGTAGGAAGGACATCTGAAAATGGACAAAACAATATGAGCAAACACCCGAAGCCGGAGTCTGAAGAATGAGGATCACAGCATGTGTAGCTGGACGACAGGGTAGTGGACAGAAATAGAGAATTACAGACTTTGAAAACTAGGATTAACCCAGAAATCCTCTAATCCAGGGATCTTAAATTGAGGTCTGTGGATGGCTTCAGAGAATACTACAGCTCCTGAAATTACACACAATCTTTTATATGGACAAGCAGTTTTCAGGGTGTAAATATTGGTGGCtttcattagattctcaaaggatTTCTCCATGACTCCAAGAAGGTTTAAAAACCATGGATTTTGTGCAATTCTTTCATttgataggttaaaaaaaaaataccgtgTCTTGTTTATGATTCCATAGCTGCCTAATGGTGGAAGTGAAACTCAAAaatccatcttttttatttttattttttgagacaagagtcttactctgttgcccaggctggagtgcaatggcacaatctcggctcattgcaacctccacctcccaggttcaagcgattcttgtgcctcagcttcccaagtagctgggattacaggtgtgcaccaccacatctgccttttttttttttttggtagaggcaaggtttcaccatgttggccaggttgatctcaaattcctggcctcaagtgatctgcctgcctcggcctcccaatgtgttgggattacaggtgtgagccactgcacctggccgaaagTCCATCCTGAAACTATTAGTCCAACAGAAGGCTAGAAAGAAGGGGTAGAGCTACATTTACTGGCCTTTAAATGAAAGAGtgagattatttttaatgtaattcatAGGTTCATAGAATAAAAAAGATTACTTAGCTTCTCAACAACTCAAATGTTTATCACCCCATATTTGATAATGGACTgtcaaattttcaaaatgtacagTAGTAAAATGTTAGTAGCTAGTAACAGAAATatgacaaaaaagcaaaaaacaaatataatccattctgcattttttttccaaaatattttcctgtCTAAGGAATTTTTATTCTGCTTGATATTATTAAGTGCTGTCAAAACTATtccatggccaggcgcagtggctcatgcctataatcccagcactttgggaggctgaggcaggaggattggagtccagaagtttgagaccagcctgggtaatagagggagacccctgtttctacaaaaaaattagccgggtatcgGGGtgtgcttctgtagtcccagctacttggaaggctgagctgggaggatcacttgcacccaggaggttgaggctgcaatgagtccaggttgcaccactgcactccggcatAGGCGacagggtaaaaccctgtctcaaaacaaaacaaaatagaaaaaaaaaaaaaaaaaaacctattcccCAAGAACAAAAGTTTGCACTGATATTTATAGGTTGATTTTCTGTAATAGTCCAAATAGTTCTATAGTCAGTTTTGCAAATAACAACTGCAAATGACAGATACATTCAACCATACACAAAGCTACAGCTATTAATACAGTAACAAGTCATTTTAATACTTTCAAAATGGAACCCAGATTGTTCCTAAAATACATCCCTCTATACAGTGTCAATCAGAATTGTTCATTACCTCTTAATGTTGttaccttttattattttaagccaaaTTATAGTATTGTCTCAGAAGAAGTAAAACTTGATATTCTTCTT includes:
- the GORASP2 gene encoding Golgi reassembly-stacking protein 2, with protein sequence MGSSQSVEIPGGGTEGYHVLRVQENSPGHRAGLEPFFDFIVSINGSRLNKDNDTLKDLLKANVEKPVKMLIYSSKTLELRETSVTPSNLWGGQGLLGVSIRFCSFDGANENVWHVLEVESNSPAALAGLRPHSDYIIGADTVMNESEDLFSLIETHEAKPLKLYVYNTDTDNCREVIITPNSAWGGEGSLGCGIGYGYLHRIPTRPFEEGKKISLPGQMAGTPITPLKDGFTEVQLSSVNPPSLSPPGTTGIEQSLAGLSISSTPPAVSSVLSTGVPTVPLLPPQVNQSLTSVPPMNPATTLPGLMPLPAGLPNLPNLNLNLPAPHIMPGVGLPELVNPGLPPLPSLPPRNLPGIAPLPLPSEFLPSFPLVPESSSAASSGELLSSLPPTGNPPSDPGTTTAKADAASSLTVDVTPPTAKAPATVEDRVGESTPVSEKPVSAAVDASASESP